In Caldisalinibacter kiritimatiensis, a single genomic region encodes these proteins:
- a CDS encoding alanine:cation symporter family protein, with amino-acid sequence MILAALYVNYRRRQYFNVISKKDTTKLEFSKIKNALSISLSSKIGTGAVIGILAAMWKASDNGVGGEGIVLWVFIGMALLVPLTYSEVFFSQIVKKEPRQFIEHYISKKAGAIYAVCLAILYSFGFAGFQFTGVQSVVNLFAKQNFNYEFTPSGRLFFVVLPILIFVSIVVLSKSYKLFVNVLGSMVSFLIVLYAVFFIVFAFLTRDFIPEYLSLIWKDFLTFRSATMGIPIGLIVGFQRIIQTSETGLGTSALASSDRLNSSRREAMLQAVATIITICNAIIITSYVFSYGKYYGTGIVLSGNGLERISSYLQSAYQVTGYLGEGIIIAFFLSCGFTTVLSSFHFINTSIGISENKRIVFYICLITASGLLSVSNFDVIFDAVDLLMFIVASINIIALSIFATRDINKYDIRKMQNKNNNTKKVA; translated from the coding sequence ATGATTTTAGCTGCATTATATGTAAATTACAGAAGAAGACAATACTTTAATGTTATTAGCAAAAAAGATACAACTAAATTGGAATTTTCAAAGATAAAAAATGCCCTTTCTATATCATTATCATCTAAAATTGGTACAGGTGCTGTTATTGGAATTTTAGCAGCTATGTGGAAAGCATCAGATAATGGTGTTGGAGGAGAAGGTATAGTATTATGGGTGTTCATAGGTATGGCTTTATTAGTTCCCCTTACGTATTCGGAAGTTTTCTTTTCTCAAATAGTCAAAAAAGAGCCAAGACAGTTTATAGAACATTATATTAGTAAAAAAGCAGGAGCTATATATGCTGTTTGTTTAGCAATACTTTATTCCTTTGGATTTGCTGGTTTTCAGTTTACAGGAGTACAAAGTGTCGTAAATTTGTTTGCTAAACAAAATTTTAATTATGAGTTTACTCCGAGTGGAAGATTATTCTTTGTTGTATTGCCTATTTTAATATTTGTATCTATTGTCGTACTATCTAAAAGCTATAAGCTTTTCGTAAATGTTTTAGGTTCTATGGTATCCTTTCTAATTGTTCTTTATGCAGTATTTTTCATTGTATTTGCATTCTTAACAAGAGATTTTATTCCAGAATATTTATCTCTGATTTGGAAGGATTTCTTAACATTTAGGTCAGCAACGATGGGAATACCAATAGGACTTATAGTTGGATTTCAAAGAATTATTCAAACAAGTGAGACAGGCCTTGGTACTAGTGCATTAGCAAGTTCAGATAGATTGAATTCTTCAAGAAGAGAGGCTATGTTACAGGCTGTGGCTACAATTATTACAATCTGTAATGCAATTATAATAACATCTTATGTATTTTCGTATGGAAAATATTATGGAACTGGTATAGTGCTTTCAGGTAATGGCCTTGAAAGGATTAGTAGTTATTTACAGAGTGCGTATCAAGTTACAGGATATTTAGGTGAAGGAATAATAATAGCATTCTTCTTATCCTGTGGTTTTACAACAGTATTAAGTTCTTTTCACTTTATTAATACGTCTATTGGCATAAGTGAAAATAAAAGAATTGTATTCTATATATGTTTAATAACAGCATCAGGATTATTAAGTGTTTCAAATTTTGATGTGATATTTGATGCAGTTGATTTATTGATGTTTATAGTTGCATCTATTAATATTATAGCTTTATCAATATTTGCAACTAGAGATATAAATAAATATGATATAAGGAAAATGCAAAATAAAAACAATAATACAAAGAAGGTAGCATAA